The Candidatus Niyogibacteria bacterium CG10_big_fil_rev_8_21_14_0_10_46_36 genome includes the window GCCTGCTGAATCTGAGCGTTTCATAGAGTTATTGTATTATAAATTCAAACTTGAGTTAATGAGAATCAGGCACTTTCTTCTTACTCTTCACCGCGCCCGCGACACCAACAATAAACACTAAAAATCCAAGCACCTGCCCTCCGGGGCTATCATCAATCCCGCCGTATACGATTAAAAATGCACCGAACACTAATGCGAGTATAGAGAATAGCAAGCTGCGTTTCTTCATAATAAAAATCAAATGCTCCGCAGGCAGGATTCGAACCTGCGACCAACGCGTTAACAGCGCGCTGCTCTACCACTGAGCTACTGCGGAATATTCATTTAATCTAGCATCTTTCTGTCCCTCCTTCAATAGAAAATCCCCGGTAATACGGGGATGTTTGTTTATTCTGGTTTTTCTGAAAAATCGGGCATAAGACCGCATATCTTCATGGCGCGTATAAGCCGGTTAAGGCCGATGCCGCCGCCGCATCGCATAAAAAAGTTGAACGAAAGGAATTCTTCCAGTTCCTGGCGGGTTGCCTGTTTCCCAAAACGCCGCTCAAGTTCAGACGCGTACAAGCCGTCTTTAATGCTGTTAAAACGCCTCCGCATATCATCACTATCCGTAGAGCGCTCCGCGGATCCTATTGCTTCCATGCCGCACAAGATAACATCTATTTTTCTTGCAGTGTTGGTACTCCATTTCCGCTTCATATTCCAAAACGGACTTGTAAATTCGGGGAAATCCGTAAGAAAACAGACCTCGCCGAATAAATCCCGGAGCTTTTCTTCATGACGGCTTTCTATTTCGTGCCCTTCGTGCAAACGAAGGATAGTCGCAGCGTCGCTATACTCTATCGCGGGGTATTCTTCCTTATGCCTATATGCATCATGTTTAGGAAATCCTAAAAACTCGAGCAGGTCTTTGAGCATGCTATGCAATACTTCCATATCGCCATGCGTCTCAAATTCAAACATCTGGAACACAAGATCGTGCCTCCCCGCTTCTCTCCGTTGGGGCGGCTCATCCCGATAACTTGTCGTTATACAGCAGCACCCCGTCATAGTCGGGTCTGCAAGAAGTTCGTACTCAAGCCACATCTGCCCGGTTTGGGGTAACGGTAAGATGCGCGCGCCGAAATCATATTTCATGACATTGAACACATCTTCGCATGCGGCAAGTATAGATTGCCTTTGCTGCGTCGGCACAAGCACAAACCCTAATTCATCACAGAAAAACCCGAGAAGCTTCTTAATGACATAATCGTATTCGTACTTGTTCATGAAGCTTACTTCTGACTTTTCACGAATACGCTTTGCGACAGCTTTATTATGCGCCAGCTCTTCCTGGGTCATACAGCTCATTACACCCCCCTTTTGTATTTTTTAAAAATCTATACCACGCCCTACTATACTACAGCTCCCTCTTTTTTCAACAGTGCACGCTTTTTTTGTTCACCACGGTTGTACCCGCCGGTATCTCCGTCGGAGCGTATAACTCGATGACATGGAATGGCAGGGTCACCATTCTTGTGCAGGATATTTCC containing:
- a CDS encoding transposase codes for the protein MNKYEYDYVIKKLLGFFCDELGFVLVPTQQRQSILAACEDVFNVMKYDFGARILPLPQTGQMWLEYELLADPTMTGCCCITTSYRDEPPQRREAGRHDLVFQMFEFETHGDMEVLHSMLKDLLEFLGFPKHDAYRHKEEYPAIEYSDAATILRLHEGHEIESRHEEKLRDLFGEVCFLTDFPEFTSPFWNMKRKWSTNTARKIDVILCGMEAIGSAERSTDSDDMRRRFNSIKDGLYASELERRFGKQATRQELEEFLSFNFFMRCGGGIGLNRLIRAMKICGLMPDFSEKPE
- a CDS encoding 6-O-methylguanine DNA methyltransferase, translating into MVNMQSFSERVYKAVARIPKGEVRTYKEVARLAGSPRAYRAVGNILHKNGDPAIPCHRVIRSDGDTGGYNRGEQKKRALLKKEGAVV